The following proteins come from a genomic window of Synechococcus sp. NB0720_010:
- the aspS gene encoding aspartate--tRNA ligase — protein MRSHGCGDLRQSATGQAVQLCGWVDRSRDHGGVIFIDLRDRSGTVQITVDPDNGAEMFAVAEHLRNETVIQVAGKVRERPADAINDKLSTGQIEVLASSIRVLNSVKGNLPFAVSVHDEENTREELRLRHRYLDLRRERMNSNLRLRAQTIQAARRFLEEQGFIEVETPVLTRSTPEGARDYILPSRVCGGEWFALPQSPQLFKQLLMVGGIERYYQVARCFRDEDLRADRQPEFTQLDMEMSFMDQEQILELNESLIAAIWKSVKGIELPRPFPRLTWHEAMERYGTDRPDTRYGMELVNVSDLVADMGFKVFSGAVASGGSVKCIAVPGGNDAVSNVRIKPGGDVFSEAQKAGAGGLAFIRVREGGEIDTIGAIKDNLSDEKKAELLKRTGAEPGTLILFGAGDTATVNKALDRVRQYLARELGMVKADGENDSWNFLWVVDFPMFEFNTDENRYEALHHPFCAPNTDDLGSDPAAWAETLPGARAQAYDLVLNGLELGGGSLRIHDSALQRQVLETVGLPLEEANAQFGFLMEALDMGAPPHGGLAFGVDRMVMLLAGEESIRDTIAFPKTQQARCLMTSAPGGVAEKQLEELHVASTWVDEED, from the coding sequence ATGCGCAGCCACGGATGCGGCGACCTGCGTCAGAGCGCCACCGGCCAGGCTGTGCAGCTGTGCGGCTGGGTCGACCGCAGCCGTGACCACGGCGGTGTGATCTTCATCGATCTGCGCGACCGCAGCGGCACCGTTCAAATCACCGTCGACCCCGACAACGGCGCCGAGATGTTCGCCGTGGCGGAACACCTGCGCAACGAAACGGTGATCCAGGTGGCGGGCAAGGTGCGCGAGCGCCCCGCCGATGCCATTAACGACAAGCTCTCCACCGGTCAGATCGAGGTGCTGGCCAGCTCCATCCGCGTGCTGAACAGCGTCAAGGGCAACCTGCCCTTTGCCGTCTCGGTGCACGACGAGGAGAACACCCGCGAGGAGCTGCGGCTGCGCCACCGCTACCTCGACCTGCGCCGCGAGCGCATGAACAGCAACCTGCGCCTGCGCGCCCAGACGATTCAGGCCGCGCGCCGCTTCCTCGAAGAGCAGGGCTTCATCGAGGTCGAGACGCCTGTGCTGACGCGCTCGACCCCCGAAGGCGCCCGCGACTACATCCTCCCCAGCCGGGTCTGCGGCGGCGAGTGGTTTGCCCTGCCCCAATCCCCCCAGCTGTTCAAGCAGCTGCTGATGGTGGGCGGCATCGAGCGCTACTACCAAGTGGCCCGCTGCTTCCGCGACGAGGACCTGCGGGCCGACCGCCAGCCGGAATTCACCCAGCTGGACATGGAGATGAGCTTCATGGATCAGGAGCAGATCCTGGAGCTCAATGAATCCCTGATCGCCGCCATCTGGAAGAGCGTCAAAGGCATCGAGTTGCCCCGACCCTTCCCGCGCCTGACCTGGCACGAGGCCATGGAGCGCTATGGCACCGATCGCCCCGACACCCGCTACGGCATGGAGCTGGTCAACGTCAGCGACCTGGTGGCTGACATGGGCTTCAAGGTCTTCAGCGGCGCCGTGGCCTCCGGGGGCTCGGTCAAATGCATCGCCGTCCCCGGCGGCAACGACGCCGTCTCCAACGTCCGCATCAAACCCGGCGGCGATGTCTTCAGCGAAGCCCAAAAAGCCGGCGCCGGCGGCCTGGCCTTCATCCGCGTCCGCGAAGGCGGTGAGATCGACACGATCGGCGCCATCAAGGACAACCTCAGCGACGAGAAAAAGGCGGAGCTGCTCAAGCGCACTGGCGCCGAGCCCGGCACCTTGATCCTCTTCGGGGCCGGCGACACCGCAACGGTCAACAAGGCCCTGGACCGCGTCCGTCAGTACCTGGCCCGGGAACTGGGCATGGTCAAAGCCGACGGCGAGAACGACAGCTGGAACTTCCTCTGGGTGGTGGATTTCCCGATGTTCGAGTTCAACACCGACGAGAACCGCTACGAGGCGCTGCACCACCCCTTCTGCGCCCCGAACACCGACGACCTCGGCAGCGACCCGGCCGCCTGGGCCGAGACCCTGCCCGGCGCCCGCGCACAGGCCTACGACCTGGTGCTCAACGGCCTAGAGCTCGGTGGCGGCTCCCTGCGCATCCACGATTCGGCCCTGCAGCGCCAGGTGCTGGAGACCGTGGGCCTGCCCCTGGAGGAGGCCAATGCCCAGTTCGGCTTCTTGATGGAAGCCCTCGACATGGGCGCCCCGCCGCACGGCGGCCTGGCCTTCGGTGTCGACCGGATGGTGATGCTGCTGGCGGGCGAGGAGTCCATCCGCGACACCATCGCCTTCCCCAAGACCCAACAGGCGCGCTGCCTGATGACCAGCGCACCCGGCGGCGTGGCCGAGAAGCAGCTCGAGGAGCTGCATGTGGCCAGCACCTGGGTGGACGAGGAGGACTGA
- a CDS encoding Crp/Fnr family transcriptional regulator produces the protein MLTSTIATPIELMSAQVDSETLSFPTGAAIFSSGQTANAIYGVRRGIVEVIDANGDKLCCRPGELFSYQDIVWKDGVYRNDAIARTPVELVKLDRLRFLNLLHNHPTLAVQLIAQQHERLREQRASGTCSY, from the coding sequence ATGCTCACGTCCACCATCGCGACCCCGATTGAGCTGATGTCCGCCCAGGTGGACAGCGAGACCCTCTCGTTCCCCACCGGTGCTGCGATCTTCAGCAGTGGCCAGACGGCTAACGCCATTTACGGCGTGCGCCGCGGCATCGTCGAGGTGATTGATGCCAACGGCGACAAGCTCTGCTGCAGGCCGGGTGAGTTGTTCAGCTACCAGGACATCGTTTGGAAGGACGGCGTCTACCGCAATGACGCCATCGCCCGCACGCCGGTGGAGTTGGTCAAGCTCGATCGCCTGCGCTTCCTGAACCTGCTGCATAACCACCCGACCCTGGCGGTGCAGTTGATCGCCCAGCAGCACGAGCGCCTGCGTGAGCAGCGCGCCAGCGGCACCTGCTCCTACTGA
- a CDS encoding RNA polymerase sigma factor, RpoD/SigA family, with protein sequence MAKGPPRPPANSGKKRGSSDLVRLYLQDIGRVDLLSHEEELTLARLVQRRERLLQERRKLAQQSPEVQVLEELEHSRQQLASHLGHWPSLQLWSEHQQRSGAELKESLKAGHEAWATLSELSIAELKQALHQGRRARDRMIQANLRLVVAVAKKYQQRGMELLDLVQEGTLGLERAVEKYDPTRGFRFSTYAYWWIRQGITRAIATQSRTIRLPVHVTEKLNRIKKAQRQIASEHGRLASVADLAKELGLSEEVIRLTLMRVPRSVSLDTRVGRDQDTELGDLLEDGHATPEQALTKTQLHDDLEALLEELSGREAEVIRLRFGLENDTPQTLSQIGEDLHLSRERVRQIETRALLKLRQPQRRCRVHDYLLNIDGDSAPSG encoded by the coding sequence ATGGCCAAAGGTCCTCCCCGTCCACCAGCAAATTCCGGCAAAAAGCGCGGCAGCAGTGACCTGGTGCGCCTGTATCTGCAGGACATCGGTCGCGTTGACCTGCTCAGCCATGAGGAGGAACTCACCCTGGCCCGGCTGGTCCAGCGTCGCGAACGACTGCTGCAGGAACGCCGCAAACTCGCCCAACAATCGCCTGAAGTCCAGGTCCTGGAGGAGCTGGAGCACAGCCGCCAACAGTTGGCCTCCCATCTGGGGCACTGGCCCAGCCTTCAGCTCTGGTCCGAACACCAGCAGCGCAGCGGCGCCGAGCTCAAAGAGTCCCTCAAGGCAGGCCATGAAGCCTGGGCCACCCTCTCGGAGCTGAGCATCGCCGAACTCAAGCAGGCGCTCCACCAGGGGCGCCGGGCCCGAGATCGGATGATCCAGGCCAACCTGCGCCTGGTGGTGGCCGTCGCCAAGAAATACCAGCAACGGGGCATGGAGCTGCTGGACCTCGTGCAGGAGGGCACCCTGGGCCTCGAGCGGGCGGTGGAGAAGTACGACCCCACCCGCGGCTTCCGCTTCAGCACCTACGCCTACTGGTGGATCCGCCAGGGGATTACCCGGGCCATCGCCACCCAAAGCCGCACGATCCGCCTGCCGGTTCACGTCACCGAGAAGCTCAACCGGATCAAAAAAGCGCAGCGCCAGATCGCCAGCGAACACGGACGCCTGGCTTCCGTGGCCGACCTCGCCAAGGAACTGGGCCTCAGCGAAGAGGTCATTCGCCTCACCCTGATGCGGGTGCCGCGCTCGGTCTCCCTGGACACGCGGGTGGGCCGTGACCAAGACACGGAGCTGGGGGATCTGCTGGAGGACGGCCACGCCACCCCGGAGCAGGCCCTGACCAAGACCCAACTCCACGACGACCTCGAAGCCCTCCTCGAGGAGCTGAGCGGCCGCGAGGCCGAGGTCATCCGCCTGCGCTTCGGCTTGGAGAACGACACCCCGCAAACCCTCTCCCAGATCGGCGAAGACCTACACCTCTCCCGTGAGCGCGTCCGCCAGATCGAAACCCGCGCCCTGCTCAAACTGCGGCAACCCCAGCGCCGCTGCCGGGTGCACGACTACTTGCTGAACATCGACGGAGACAGCGCTCCCAGCGGCTGA
- a CDS encoding anthranilate synthase component I family protein: MARAPLPWIEPADLARHLAARFGPEGLIWLDGDGSDLGRWASLAADPLEQIVCRGLPGESESRDPFAALRELGEGHWCGWLSYEAAAWVEPAAHWKPDAMATLWMARHDPIFRFDLQERTLWLEGVDPERLEAMATWASGLAASSPGPAAAAAIADWQWQTSPEQFSDGVQQIRERIASGDIFQANLTACCSTELPAPADPLQLFERLRRRCPAPFAGLVVAPGEAVISASPERFLQVSPSGQVETRPIKGTRPRRSDPEQDADQAADLVCSSKDRAENVMIVDLLRNDLGRVCQSGSIQVPQLVGLESYAQVHHLTSVVTGQLKAGADWVDLLEACWPGGSITGAPKLRACQRIAELEPVARGPYCGSLLRRDWDGSFDSSILIRTVLQHGTTLRCHAGCGIVADSDPKAEAEELGWKLNPLLEALA; the protein is encoded by the coding sequence ATGGCCAGAGCGCCGCTGCCCTGGATCGAACCCGCTGATCTAGCCCGCCACCTCGCCGCCCGTTTTGGACCAGAGGGGCTGATCTGGCTGGATGGGGACGGCAGCGACTTGGGGCGCTGGGCCAGCCTGGCCGCCGACCCGCTCGAGCAGATCGTCTGCCGCGGCCTCCCCGGGGAAAGCGAAAGCCGCGATCCGTTTGCGGCCTTGCGGGAGCTCGGGGAAGGGCACTGGTGCGGCTGGCTGAGCTACGAGGCGGCGGCCTGGGTGGAACCCGCGGCGCACTGGAAGCCCGATGCGATGGCGACCCTCTGGATGGCGCGCCACGACCCCATCTTTCGCTTTGACCTGCAGGAGCGCACCCTCTGGCTGGAGGGGGTCGATCCAGAGCGCCTCGAAGCCATGGCCACCTGGGCCTCAGGACTGGCAGCCAGTAGCCCCGGCCCAGCAGCAGCGGCGGCCATTGCGGACTGGCAGTGGCAGACCAGCCCAGAGCAGTTCAGCGATGGGGTCCAGCAGATCCGCGAACGGATCGCCAGCGGAGACATCTTTCAGGCCAACCTCACCGCCTGCTGCTCCACTGAGCTGCCCGCTCCCGCCGACCCGCTGCAGCTGTTTGAGCGGCTGCGGCGGCGCTGCCCCGCCCCCTTCGCCGGCCTGGTCGTGGCCCCCGGAGAAGCGGTGATCTCCGCCTCGCCGGAGCGCTTTCTGCAGGTCAGCCCCAGCGGCCAGGTGGAGACCAGGCCGATCAAAGGCACCCGGCCGCGGAGATCCGATCCGGAGCAGGACGCCGACCAGGCGGCGGACTTGGTCTGCAGCAGCAAAGACCGCGCCGAGAACGTGATGATCGTGGACCTGCTGCGCAACGACCTGGGTCGGGTCTGCCAAAGCGGCTCGATCCAAGTCCCGCAACTGGTCGGACTGGAGAGTTACGCGCAGGTCCACCACCTCACCTCTGTGGTGACCGGGCAACTGAAAGCCGGAGCCGACTGGGTGGACCTGCTCGAGGCCTGCTGGCCGGGGGGCTCGATCACAGGGGCGCCCAAGTTACGGGCCTGCCAGCGCATCGCTGAACTCGAGCCCGTGGCCCGCGGGCCCTACTGCGGCTCCTTGCTACGGCGGGATTGGGATGGCAGCTTCGACAGCAGCATCTTGATCCGCACCGTGCTGCAACACGGCACCACCCTGCGCTGCCATGCGGGCTGCGGCATCGTGGCCGACTCCGATCCCAAAGCTGAAGCCGAGGAGCTGGGTTGGAAGCTGAACCCGCTGCTGGAGGCCCTGGCATGA
- the queC gene encoding 7-cyano-7-deazaguanine synthase QueC — protein MESVPSTETLPTAIALLSGGLDSATAAALAQAEGYRVIGLSFDYGQRHRRELQAAAAVAQTLGLAEHQSIHVNLAAWGGSALTDTAMDVPNEGVQEGVIPSTYVPGRNTVFIAIGLSLAEARGAERLVLGVNAVDYSGYPDCRPDYLGAFQTLADLASKAGREGHGTQLWAPLVEWSKTKIVEEALRLGVPIDQTWSCYSGGEQPCGVCDSCRIRDAALIEAGRPDLASR, from the coding sequence ATGGAGTCGGTGCCCTCCACCGAAACCTTGCCCACTGCGATCGCCCTGCTCTCCGGAGGGCTGGATTCCGCCACCGCCGCCGCCCTCGCCCAAGCGGAGGGCTACCGCGTGATCGGCCTCTCCTTCGACTACGGCCAGCGCCACCGGCGCGAGCTGCAGGCCGCCGCGGCCGTCGCCCAGACCCTGGGCCTCGCCGAGCACCAGAGCATTCACGTCAACCTGGCCGCCTGGGGCGGCTCCGCCCTGACCGACACCGCCATGGATGTGCCCAACGAGGGGGTGCAGGAGGGCGTCATCCCCAGCACCTATGTCCCGGGGCGGAACACGGTCTTCATCGCCATCGGCCTGAGCCTGGCGGAAGCGCGCGGGGCCGAGCGGCTGGTCCTGGGGGTCAATGCCGTCGACTACTCCGGCTACCCGGACTGCCGTCCGGATTACCTCGGCGCCTTCCAGACCCTGGCCGACCTGGCCAGCAAAGCCGGCCGCGAGGGCCATGGCACCCAGCTCTGGGCCCCCCTGGTGGAGTGGAGCAAGACCAAGATCGTCGAAGAGGCTCTGCGCTTGGGGGTCCCGATTGATCAAACCTGGAGCTGCTACAGCGGCGGCGAGCAGCCCTGCGGCGTCTGCGACAGCTGCCGCATTCGTGATGCAGCCCTGATCGAGGCCGGGCGCCCCGATCTGGCGAGCCGCTGA
- a CDS encoding 7-carboxy-7-deazaguanine synthase QueE → MSEQEPLGSSGLPVVETFHSLQGEGLHAGRSAFFIRLGGCRVGCSWCDTKHSWPAEVHPQQSLEELALACAEAASAGAAFVVLTGGEPLHHNLDALSAAIRQHCSLPIHLETSGVDPLTGSPDWISLSPKRHQPPRAELLQRCDELKVVVHEAADLLFAEVSASQAPQATWLLQPGWDCREGQALALEFVQSQPRWRLSLQSHKWLGVR, encoded by the coding sequence ATGAGTGAGCAGGAGCCATTGGGCTCCAGCGGCCTACCCGTCGTGGAGACCTTCCACTCCCTGCAGGGGGAGGGCCTCCATGCCGGCCGCAGCGCCTTTTTCATTCGCCTGGGGGGCTGCAGGGTCGGTTGCAGCTGGTGCGACACCAAGCACTCCTGGCCCGCCGAGGTGCACCCGCAGCAGAGCCTTGAGGAACTGGCCTTGGCCTGCGCAGAGGCGGCCTCAGCGGGCGCGGCCTTCGTTGTACTCACGGGCGGCGAACCGCTGCACCACAACCTCGACGCGCTCAGCGCGGCCATCCGCCAGCACTGCTCGCTGCCCATCCACCTGGAAACCAGCGGCGTGGATCCCCTGACGGGATCACCCGACTGGATCAGCCTCTCCCCCAAGCGCCATCAACCTCCCAGGGCCGAGCTGCTGCAACGCTGCGATGAGCTGAAGGTCGTGGTGCATGAGGCTGCCGATCTGCTTTTTGCCGAGGTCAGCGCCAGCCAGGCCCCCCAGGCGACCTGGCTGCTGCAACCGGGCTGGGACTGCCGCGAAGGCCAGGCCCTGGCCCTGGAGTTTGTGCAGTCCCAGCCCCGCTGGCGCCTGAGCCTGCAATCCCACAAGTGGCTGGGGGTGCGCTGA
- a CDS encoding Dps family protein yields the protein MANSMPSIDIGIPEAQRQEIAQGLSRLLADTYVLYGNTHGFHWNVTGPMFNTLHLMFMDQYTELWTALDVIAERIRALGVVAPHGGSSLAKLASIQEAPQQPAALEMVRLLVSGHESVARTARSIFPLADAASDEPTADLLTQRLQIHEKTAWMLRSLLDQ from the coding sequence ATGGCCAATTCCATGCCCAGCATCGACATCGGCATCCCCGAGGCCCAGCGCCAGGAGATCGCCCAGGGCCTCAGCCGCCTACTGGCGGACACCTATGTCCTCTACGGCAACACCCACGGGTTCCACTGGAACGTCACGGGGCCGATGTTCAACACGCTCCATTTGATGTTCATGGACCAGTACACGGAGCTCTGGACCGCCCTGGACGTCATCGCCGAACGCATCCGCGCCCTCGGGGTCGTCGCCCCCCATGGCGGCAGCAGCCTGGCCAAGCTCGCCTCCATTCAGGAAGCCCCCCAGCAACCCGCCGCCCTGGAGATGGTTCGGCTGCTGGTCAGCGGCCATGAGTCCGTGGCCCGCACCGCCCGCAGCATCTTCCCCCTGGCCGATGCCGCCAGCGATGAGCCCACGGCCGATCTGCTGACCCAACGGCTGCAGATCCACGAAAAAACCGCCTGGATGCTGCGCAGCCTGCTGGATCAATAG
- the speB gene encoding agmatinase: MNDLFDSDGAIYMGSQRDPAGCRVGLFGVPYDGTTSFRPGTRFGPAAIREVSPGLESYCPQLDRDLEELAIADLGAVDIPFGAPEPVVAAVKQATQAVLGLGLKPLMLGGEHSISSGAVAAVAEQHPELVLVQLDAHADLRHEWLGANHSHACAMRRCLEVLPSQQLLQIAIRSGTREEFSELRQTGRLVAIERMAEALKPLRGKPLYLTVDLDWFDPAVMAGTGTPEPGGFLWRDFAALVDELRHHNLVAADVVELAPMLDPSGVSSVLAAKVVRSLLFLLDR, translated from the coding sequence ATGAACGACCTCTTTGACAGCGACGGCGCCATCTACATGGGCAGCCAGCGGGATCCCGCCGGCTGCCGGGTGGGCCTATTCGGCGTGCCCTACGACGGCACCACCTCCTTCCGGCCTGGCACCCGCTTTGGCCCAGCGGCGATCCGCGAGGTCAGCCCGGGCCTCGAGAGCTACTGCCCCCAGCTCGATCGGGATCTCGAGGAACTGGCCATTGCCGACCTGGGCGCCGTGGACATCCCCTTCGGCGCCCCAGAGCCTGTGGTGGCCGCGGTGAAGCAGGCGACGCAGGCGGTGCTGGGGCTGGGCCTCAAGCCGCTGATGCTGGGCGGTGAGCACTCCATCAGCTCAGGAGCAGTGGCCGCCGTCGCCGAGCAGCATCCCGAACTGGTGCTGGTGCAACTCGATGCCCACGCCGACCTGCGCCATGAATGGCTCGGCGCCAACCACAGCCACGCCTGCGCCATGCGCCGCTGCCTGGAGGTGCTGCCCAGCCAGCAGCTGCTGCAGATCGCCATCCGCAGTGGCACCCGCGAGGAATTCAGCGAACTGCGCCAAACCGGACGCCTGGTCGCGATCGAGCGGATGGCCGAGGCGCTCAAACCCCTCCGGGGCAAACCGCTCTATCTCACGGTTGACCTGGACTGGTTTGACCCGGCGGTGATGGCCGGTACGGGCACCCCGGAGCCGGGGGGATTCCTCTGGCGGGACTTCGCCGCCCTGGTGGATGAACTGCGCCACCACAACCTGGTGGCCGCTGACGTGGTGGAACTGGCGCCCATGCTCGACCCCAGCGGGGTCAGCAGCGTGCTGGCCGCCAAGGTGGTGCGCAGCCTGCTCTTCCTGCTGGATCGCTGA
- a CDS encoding CTP synthase, with protein sequence MAKFVFVTGGVVSSIGKGIVAASLGRLLKSRGYSVSILKLDPYLNVDPGTMSPFQHGEVFVTEDGAETDLDLGHYERFTDTAMSRLNSVTTGSIYQSVINKERRGDYNGGTVQVIPHITGEIRERIHRVAANSGADVVITEIGGTVGDIESLPFLEAIREFRGDVGRNDLAYVHVTLLPYIGTSGELKTKPTQHSVKELRSIGIQPDVLVCRSDREINEELKGKIGGFCGVPTRAVIPALDADSIYAVPITLEKEGLCREVLDLLGLTDHESDMQRWEQMVAKLRNPGPAVKVALVGKYVQLNDAYLSVVEALRHACIDRDAALDLHWICAEQIEEQGPEALLRGMDAVVVPGGFGNRGVDGKVAAIRWAREQRVPFLGLCLGMQCAVIEWARNQAGLTGATSAELNADSPHPVIHLLPEQQDVVDLGGTMRLGVYPCRVAPGTLAHRLYGDEVVYERHRHRYEFNNAYRNLFLESGYEISGTSPDGRLVELIELKNHPFFTACQYHPEFLSRPGQPHPLFRGLIEAAQQRLPSSPSEAIAQGANISAA encoded by the coding sequence ATGGCCAAATTCGTCTTCGTGACCGGTGGCGTGGTGTCCAGCATCGGCAAAGGAATCGTGGCGGCCAGCCTGGGGCGCCTGCTCAAGAGCCGCGGCTACAGCGTCTCGATCCTGAAGCTCGACCCCTACTTAAACGTGGACCCGGGCACGATGAGCCCGTTCCAGCACGGTGAGGTCTTCGTCACCGAAGACGGCGCCGAGACCGACCTGGACCTGGGGCACTACGAGCGCTTCACCGACACCGCCATGTCGCGCCTGAACAGCGTGACCACCGGTTCGATCTATCAATCGGTCATCAACAAGGAGCGCCGCGGCGACTACAACGGCGGCACCGTGCAGGTGATCCCCCACATCACCGGTGAGATCCGCGAGCGCATCCACCGCGTCGCCGCCAACAGTGGTGCTGATGTGGTGATCACCGAGATCGGCGGCACGGTCGGTGACATCGAGTCCCTGCCCTTCCTCGAAGCCATCCGCGAGTTCCGGGGGGATGTGGGCCGCAACGACCTGGCCTACGTGCACGTGACCCTGCTGCCCTACATCGGCACCTCCGGCGAACTCAAGACCAAGCCCACCCAGCACTCGGTCAAGGAGCTCCGCTCCATTGGCATCCAGCCCGACGTCCTGGTCTGCCGCAGCGACCGCGAGATCAATGAGGAGCTGAAGGGCAAGATCGGCGGCTTCTGCGGCGTCCCCACCCGGGCGGTGATCCCCGCCCTGGATGCCGACAGCATCTACGCCGTTCCGATCACCCTCGAGAAGGAGGGGCTCTGCCGCGAGGTGCTCGATCTGTTGGGCCTGACGGACCACGAGTCCGACATGCAGCGCTGGGAGCAGATGGTCGCCAAGCTGCGCAACCCCGGCCCCGCCGTGAAGGTGGCTCTGGTGGGCAAGTACGTGCAGCTCAACGACGCCTACCTCTCGGTGGTCGAAGCCCTGCGCCATGCCTGCATCGACCGCGATGCCGCCCTGGATCTGCATTGGATCTGTGCCGAGCAAATCGAAGAGCAAGGGCCGGAGGCCCTGCTGCGCGGCATGGATGCCGTGGTCGTCCCCGGTGGCTTTGGCAACCGCGGCGTCGACGGCAAGGTGGCGGCCATCCGCTGGGCCCGGGAGCAGCGGGTCCCCTTCCTGGGCCTCTGCCTGGGGATGCAATGTGCCGTGATCGAGTGGGCCCGCAACCAGGCCGGACTGACGGGAGCCACCAGCGCCGAACTGAACGCTGACAGCCCGCACCCGGTGATTCACCTACTGCCCGAGCAACAGGATGTGGTCGATCTGGGCGGAACGATGCGCCTCGGGGTCTACCCCTGCCGCGTCGCGCCCGGCACCCTGGCCCACCGCCTCTATGGCGATGAGGTGGTCTACGAGCGCCACCGCCACCGCTACGAGTTCAACAACGCCTACCGCAACCTCTTCCTGGAGTCGGGCTACGAGATCAGCGGCACCTCCCCCGATGGCCGCCTGGTGGAGCTGATCGAGCTGAAGAACCACCCCTTCTTCACCGCCTGCCAGTACCACCCGGAATTCCTCTCCCGCCCGGGCCAACCCCACCCGCTCTTCCGTGGTCTGATCGAAGCGGCGCAACAGCGCCTGCCCTCCAGCCCCAGTGAAGCGATTGCCCAAGGGGCGAACATCTCGGCGGCATGA
- the gcvT gene encoding glycine cleavage system aminomethyltransferase GcvT → MAASPSLQRTPLFDAAREAGGRMVPFAGWEMAVQFSGLIDEHQAVREHCGLFDISHMGVLRLRGANVKDAMQGLVPSDLFRIGPGEACYSVLLNAEGGIRDDLIIYDRGWLENEQVHELVLVINAACAESDTAWMRSQLEPAGIELIDLKGSGTLLALQGPEAAQLLEELAGCSLAGLPRFGHRELTLPGLGEAFVGRTGYTGEDGFELLLSADAGQRFWTTCLERGVKPCGLGARDTLRLEAGMHLYGSDMDASTSPLEASLGWLVHLEMPKDFIGRPVLEQQTADGLERRLVGLKLQGRAIPRHGYPVLQNGEVVGTVTSGTWSPSLQAGIALASVATGAAKLGTSLAVEIRGKAEAAEVVRRPFYRR, encoded by the coding sequence ATGGCCGCCTCGCCTTCCCTCCAGCGCACGCCGCTCTTCGATGCGGCGCGGGAGGCCGGCGGACGGATGGTTCCGTTTGCCGGCTGGGAGATGGCCGTGCAATTCAGCGGCCTGATCGACGAGCACCAAGCCGTCCGTGAGCACTGCGGCCTGTTTGACATCTCCCATATGGGCGTCCTGCGCCTGCGGGGAGCCAACGTCAAGGACGCCATGCAGGGCCTGGTGCCCAGCGACCTCTTTCGGATTGGGCCTGGCGAGGCCTGCTATTCGGTCCTGCTCAATGCCGAAGGGGGCATCCGGGACGACCTGATCATTTACGACCGAGGCTGGCTGGAGAACGAGCAGGTCCACGAACTGGTGCTGGTGATCAACGCCGCCTGTGCCGAGAGCGACACGGCCTGGATGCGCAGCCAGCTGGAGCCCGCCGGCATCGAGCTGATCGACCTGAAGGGCTCGGGCACGCTGCTGGCCCTACAGGGACCGGAGGCCGCACAGCTCCTGGAGGAGTTGGCGGGCTGCTCCCTCGCTGGGCTGCCGCGCTTTGGCCACCGGGAGCTGACGCTGCCTGGCCTGGGTGAGGCGTTCGTTGGACGGACCGGATACACCGGTGAGGACGGCTTTGAGCTGCTGCTCTCCGCCGATGCCGGCCAACGCTTCTGGACCACCTGCCTGGAGCGGGGCGTCAAACCCTGCGGCCTGGGCGCCCGCGACACCCTCCGACTGGAGGCAGGCATGCATCTCTATGGCAGTGACATGGATGCCAGCACCTCGCCCCTGGAGGCCAGCCTGGGCTGGTTGGTGCATCTGGAGATGCCCAAAGACTTCATCGGCCGCCCGGTCCTGGAGCAGCAAACCGCGGACGGGCTGGAACGGCGCCTGGTTGGGCTGAAGCTCCAGGGCCGCGCCATCCCCCGCCATGGCTACCCGGTTCTCCAGAACGGAGAGGTGGTTGGAACCGTCACCAGCGGCACCTGGTCCCCGAGCCTGCAGGCCGGGATTGCCCTGGCCAGCGTGGCCACCGGCGCCGCCAAGCTCGGCACCAGCCTGGCCGTCGAAATCCGGGGCAAAGCGGAAGCCGCGGAGGTGGTCAGGCGCCCCTTCTACCGGCGCTGA